The following is a genomic window from Brevibacterium limosum.
ATCTGGTCACGATGCCCTCATATGGCAAGGCCCATCACACGAAGGAATGGAACGTCGACCCTGTGCGCTGGGAAGACGATGTCGCGAACTTCCTCGAAGCGAAGATCCTGCCCAAGGGCTGAATACCTGGCGAAGATCGTGGCTGAGGACTGATCACGGGGCGCGGGTGAAGACCCCGCGCCTCTGCCATGTCCTCATGTCTGCCCTGTGCTCACGGCTCGAGAGTGAGTGTGTCCTCTGCCGCCGCTGCCACGGCCTGCTTCGAGTACGGCCACGGACGATTGACATTGGCGGCCCAGTCATTCGTCTGATCGTCGTAATGCGGGTGAAAAGCATGCCCCGACGCGCCCGTGAGGTTGATCCAGTTCGAGGCGTCGAAGTTCGACAGATCGACCGTCTGGCGCATCGACGGCACCCAGTTCGTCTCATAGCCGACCGAGGCATCCCACCCGGTGGCATGGACGACGCCCGAACCGCCGGAGACCTCATAGGGGCCGCGGTTGAACAGCTTCTCCACCGGTGTGATCCCGGATTCGCCGAGGCTGGCGTTGCGGATCGTCAGCCGGTGCAGGATTCCCCACCGCCACGTCTCGGGCTCCGGTCCCAGCAGGTCCTCCGTCTCCGCCCAGGCCGTCTTCATGGCCTTGCGCAGAGCCTCGTCCCGACCTTCGACGCCCTTGCTCGACCACCACTGGGAATGCGGGTCTTCGAGCAGCTCCGAGAGCACGAGGTACCACCGTGAACCGCCGGCAGGGGACACCCCGTCGGGCAGCTTCGAGCTGATCGTCTGCTCGAGCAGCGTCTTCGTGAGCACATTGAAGTAGGCGGCGCCCGCGCTGTTCGCGGAGTCGAAGCCATTCCAGCTCTTCAGCAGCTTCTTCGCCTCGAGGATGTCCTCGTCACCATGGGAGTGGATCTTCACCGCTTCGGGAACGAGCTTCGCAGCGAACGGATTCTGGTCGTCGTTCTGGATCTCCGCCATGTCCATCGGCCGCAGCTTCCGGCCCTCGTCCGCCGCGTCCTTGATGCGTTTCGTGATGCGGCGGGCACGATCTCCGTAGTCGAAGTCCTCACCCAGCTGCACGGTCTCGCCGGGGGCGGCGACCGGGTTGTTCGCGGTGACGATCCAGCCGCGCTCGGGGTTGTACAGGCTCGGCAGGTCATCGAAGTCGACCCAGCCCTGCCAATCCTCGTCGGATTTCCATCCGCGGCGGGGCACGGTGCCGTCGGCCTTGCCTCGGCGCGGGATCATCCCGGGGGCCTGATAGCCGATATTGCCCGCGACATCGGCGTAGACGAGGTTCTGTGAGGGCACGTCGAACTGGGAGGCCGCGTGCCGGAATTCCTGCCAGTTCGTGGCCTTGTTGATGGCGAACACCGCCGAGGCGGTCGTGCCCGGACGCAGAGCCGTCCAATCGAGGGCGAGACCATAGTGTTCCTCGGCCGGTCCCGATTTCGGGTCCTGAGAATCCGCTCCGGTCGTCGCATCGAGAGCTTTGCGATACGTGCCGTCGAGCTTCGATACGAGTGGGCCGTTGCGGGTGGAGCGGATGGTGATCTCGCGCGGGTCCTCGCCCGCGACCTCGATCGTCTCCTTGCGCACCTGCAGCGGTTCGTCTCCGTCGTCGTGGATGACCTTGCCGTCGCGGATCTTCTCCACGACGAGGTCGGTGACATCGGCACCGAGGTTCGTCAGTCCCCAGGCGATCGACTGGTTGTGGCCGATGACGACTCCCGGCAGTCCGGAGAAGGAGGACCCGGTGACGTCGAAGGGGCACTCATCGGTGACTTTCTTGCACCGCAGTCCCACCTGATACCACACCGAGGGCATCGCCGGGGCGAGATGCGGGTCATTGGACAGCAGCGGCCGACCGGTGTTCGTATGCTCCCCGGAGATCACCCACGAGTTCGACCCGATATCGTCACTGTTCTGTCCCAGCATCGGCGGCAGAGATGTGAGCGTATTCCGCAGTTCGAGGAGATCATCGGTCGGTGCGGCCGCCTCGGTGTCGGTGGTCCCCGTTCGGGGAGCCTCGGTGACGGTGACGGCGCCTCCGGCCTGTGCCTCATCGTCCTCCCGCGCACGGTCGTCGACTCGCGGCTCCTGTTCGACGTCGTCACCGCTGCGGTCCTTCGGTGCTTTGTCGCCGGCTCTGCCCCCGAGGATCGTCGGACGGGTGGCATACGGGTAGTCCGGATAGAGGTCGCTCATCTGCTCGTCGGTGAGCTCCGAGCCGAGTATCGACCGGTCGATCTCGTCTTCGAGGTTCGATCGCAGATCCCACGCCATGGCCTTGAGCCAGGCGACGCTGTCGACCGGGGTCCATCTCTCGACATCGGTGCTGCCGGTCTCGAGGCCGAGGACGGCATATTCGAGGGACAGTTCGGTGGGGGATTTGTCCTTGAGGTAGGCGTTGACCCCGTCCGCGTAGGCCTCGTAGTAGCCCAGGCTCGTCTTGTCGAGCTTCTTCACCTCCTGCTCGGCGACCTTCCGCCAGCCGAGTGTGCGGATGAAGGTGTCGGTGCCCAGCTGGGATTTGCCGAAGAGTTCGGAGAGTCGTCCCGAGGTGACGTGTCGGCGGAAGTCCATCTCCCAGAACCGGTCCTGAGCGTGGACGAACCCCTGAGCCAGGAACAGGTCGTGGGCGGTTTCGGCCTCGATGGTGGGAACACCCGATTCGTCACGGTGGACGGTGACTGGCGCGTCGAGACCCGGCAGCGAGATCTCGCCATCGGTGGTCGGGAAGGACCGGCGGACGAGGAACAGTCCGACGAGGGCGAGGATGAGAGCGAGGACGAGGACTCCGGCGATGACGCGCAGCAGCACACGAGCACTGACCGACAGGTTGGATCCGCTGGATGGGCGGAGCACCTTGAGCAATGCGCTCGATTCCTTCTCATTCTGCGCATCGGGTGCCGCCATGAGTCTCCTTCGGCTGTCCTGAATGTTTCGGTTCTCAGCAAGTATAGGTGTCAGGAGGCCCGTGTCTGTGGACCTCAGGCGGCCTGGGTCTGTGGACGAAGGTCACGAGGACGACGGAGATCATCATGAGCAGGAACCAAGCCACCAGCTTCGTCAGCGGCACCAGGTGCCAGCCGTCGTCCTGGCTCGGATACAGCCAGGCCCCGGCCGCGGTGCCGATGTTCTCAGCCACCCAGATGAAGAAGGCCACGAGGACGAAGGCCAGCAGCACCGGCATTCTCAGGGTTCTGCGGTGGACGCTGAAGTACATACGGCAGCGGAAGAAGACGATCACAGTGGCGGCGACGAGGATGAGGCGGACGTCGAGGATGAAATGGTGGGTGAAGAAGTTGATGTAGATGGCGGCGGCGATGATCACGGTCAGCCACCTCGGCGGGTATTGGCTGAACCGCAAGTCGAAGAGGCGGTACACGCGGACGATATAGGACCCGACGGCGGCGTACATGAACCCGGTGAACAGGGGCACGGCACCGATGTGGAGGACTCCGCCGGGGGCGTAGTCCCACGAACCGACGGCGGTCTTGAAGATCTCCATACCGGTTCCGACGATGTGGAAGACGATGATGACGATGAGTTCGCGGCCGGTCTCGAGTCGGGCGGCAAGCATGCCGATCTGGATGAGCACGGCGAGGACGACGAGGAAGTCGTTGCGTGCCACTGCCGCGTCGTCGGGATAGAACCAAGAGGCGGCGATGATCGCGGCGAGCATGAGAGCACCGAAGAGGCACGCCCACGCCTGCTTGATTCCGAAGGCGAGGAACTCCCGGACACCGGCGGGGACCCGGGGGAGGAGCCTGTCGGCGAAGGCGTCGAGGACGGCCTCGAGGCGAGTCAGTTCGCGGCGATCGGCCATCTGCTGAGTACCCACTTCCGTAATACTGGGAATACCCTTACGATAATCCTGCGGTCACGTTGGGTGCCCGTGATTCGGCCCCCATCCAGTGAGGAACACCCTCACTCGGTCATGGATGACCTCAAGGACCCCACCTGATGAAACCGTTGCAATTCTGCGCCTCGGCACTCACCGGAATTCTCCTCACAGCGACCCTATCGGGATCCGCGCTCGCCGCCACACCGGAAACACACACGAACACGCCCGGCGTCTCTGCCGCGGACGTGTCAGAGACGGCGTCCGGTCTCGGCGACGCCGGACTCGGCGAGGGCGACAGCGGGGACGCCACCACCGCTGACGACTCGGCACAGGGCGGCGATGCTGCCGCCGATGACACCGACGACACCCCCTCCGAGACGACCGTCGATGCCCGGACCGATGAGGTCACGACTGTGCCGCTCGACACCTCGGACGTCACGATCATCGGTGCCGCTTGGGAAGGGGAGGACCCCGAACTCGAGATCCGCACCCGTGACGAAGACGGCTGGACGGCGTGGGAGAGCCTGCCGACCGATGACGAGGGAGGCCCCGACCTCACCTCCGCAGAAGCCGCTCAGATTCCCGCCGACTCACACCGGTCGCAGTCCGTCGCCCTTCCGGTGCTCGATTCGGATGCTGTCGAGGTGCGCGCCGCCGACGAGCAGGCTGATACCGATGATCTGCAGATCACCCAGGTGTCCACGGCGGTCACGAGGGCCGACGCACAGGTGGCGAAGTCCGCCGGAGGCCTGAGCACACAGGCGGCCACGGGACCGGCAGTCGACGCGCAGATCACGGCCAAGGACCTGCGCACGAAGATCGTCACCCGCAAGCAGTGGGGTGCCGATGAGAAGCTCGTCCGCTGCGCCACGGACAAGACGTCGTCGGCCAAGGGCGTGTTCATCCACCACACGGCGGGGTCGAACTCGTACTCGAAAGCGCAGGCACCGGCGATCATCCGCGGCTACCTCGCGTACCACACTCAGAACCGCGGCTGGTGCGACCTCGGGTACAACTTCCTCGTCGACAAATACGGCACGATGTACGAGGGCCGGGCCGGCAGCCTCGACAAGGCAGTGACCGGTGCTCATGCTTCCGGCTTCAACTCGTGGACCCTCGGCATCAGCGTGCTCGGCACCTATACATCGTCGGCCCCGAGCACAGCAGCACAGAACTCGGTCAAGCAGCTTGTCGCCTGGAAGTCCGGACAGTACGGCTTCAATCCGACCGGGAAGATGACCTTGACCTCGGGTGGAGGCGCGACGAGCAAGTACGCCTTGGGTAAGAAAGTCAGCCTCAATGTCGTCTCCGGACACCGGGACACCAGCTACACCGAATGCCCGGGAATCGCGTTCTACAATAGGCTCGGCAGCATCCGCACCGGAGCAAAGGCGCTGGTGCCGGGACTGACCCCGCCTCCGACGAAGGCGCCCGCGCCGAAGCCGAGCCCGAAGGCGAAGTCGTACAAGACGAAGGGCGCGATCGGCTCGTACTACAAGAAGCATTCGGCGAAGACCGGCAAACCGGTCGGCCCGGAGAAGAAGCTGACGAATCCGAACGGCGCCTACCAGACGTTCTCAGAGGGCACCGTCTATTGGTCGAAGAAGACAGGAGCGCACTTCCTGACCAAGGGCGCGATCCGCAAGGCCTACAAACGGGTGAAGTACGAGAAGGGCGTCATCGGATTCCCCAGCAGCGATAAGCAGACCTTCAAGCACCGCAAAAGCGCGCGCTACCAGAACTTCCGGTCCGGAATGATCACCTGGTCGCCGAGCACCAGCAGCCATGTCATCTACGGAGGGTTCCTCACGAAGTGGAAGAAGATGGGCTGGGAACGCAGCAAGCTCGGCCTGCCCACCGCTGACCGCACTGTCAAGAACGGCACGAAACGCCAGAACTTCGAACGCGGGCACATGACGTACACGAAGAAGACGGGCATCAAGGTCTACATCCGCAAGTAGCGGAGCAGTCCTCGACCTCAGCGGGCCGAAGAGGAGAGAGTCTAGACTCGCATCATGCACATCCTCCTCTTCGGCGCGACCGGCCACGTCGGGACCGGACTCGCCCAACGGCTCAGCTCACACCACACAGTCACCGGCATCGTGCGCCGCCGACCGGAGACGCAGACGGCCTACGAACCGGTGACTGTGCCGGAGTGGGTGGACGAACCGGAAGCGGTCGCCTCGGCGCTCGCCTCCGCGGACCTGCCCCCGGTCGATGCCGTCATCGCGGCCCTCGGCGGGTGGTACATCGATGAACCGGTGCTCGAACGGGGGCTGGCGAAGTTCGATGAGGACTACGACGCCTACCTGCGGGCGCACTTCACGGCATGCGCGATCTCGCAGCGCCTGGCGGCCGAACGCACGGCGCCCGGACGACCGGCCTCCGACCACGCGGAGTCTGCCGGCTCTGCGCCCACGCGCTTCGTCCACCTGGCCCTCAACGGGGTCGCCAGCGTCGAGCCGCTGGCCGGGTCCGGGGCGATCAGTGTCTTCGGCGCCGCGCAGAAGATGCTCCTCGAGGTCGCCGCGGCGGATTCGACGACCGTGGACTTCCGGGAACTGCGGATCATGGCCCCCGTCGGCGGTGATGATCGCAACGATCTGACCGGGGGAGTCGAAACCGTCCGTCTCGCCGAGGTGGCCGATGCGGTCACAGCGATCCTGGACTCACCCGAGCGCTTCGATGTGGGCACGGAGATCCACGCGAACGCCGGGAACTCTGAAAGCTGGGACCTCGAAAAGCTGAGGCTCCCGAAACATGAGACTGCGGAGAGCTGAGATCTCCGAGGACTGAGCGTCCCGTTCAGGCGCGTCTGTAGCGCAGGAAGACCTGATCGTCCTCGACGCGCACATCGATGAGGCGCAGATCGATCTCGGCCTCGAGCGCCGAGAGATGGCTGCCGCGCGCTCGGACATAGCGCGGACTCACGCTCAGATGCAGTTCGGCCCCCGGATAGTGCTTGAGAAGCCGGAAGGCGAGATTCGGACCCGATTCGCACAGGAGCACCACCTCACCGAATTCCTCGGGCTCCGTCCCCGCGGACGGCAGGGCTGAGTTCGCGTCGGACTGTCGCGATTCGGGGGATGGAGCCGTCGGCAGGGCGGCGGCCACCTCGGTGAT
Proteins encoded in this region:
- a CDS encoding penicillin acylase family protein gives rise to the protein MAAPDAQNEKESSALLKVLRPSSGSNLSVSARVLLRVIAGVLVLALILALVGLFLVRRSFPTTDGEISLPGLDAPVTVHRDESGVPTIEAETAHDLFLAQGFVHAQDRFWEMDFRRHVTSGRLSELFGKSQLGTDTFIRTLGWRKVAEQEVKKLDKTSLGYYEAYADGVNAYLKDKSPTELSLEYAVLGLETGSTDVERWTPVDSVAWLKAMAWDLRSNLEDEIDRSILGSELTDEQMSDLYPDYPYATRPTILGGRAGDKAPKDRSGDDVEQEPRVDDRAREDDEAQAGGAVTVTEAPRTGTTDTEAAAPTDDLLELRNTLTSLPPMLGQNSDDIGSNSWVISGEHTNTGRPLLSNDPHLAPAMPSVWYQVGLRCKKVTDECPFDVTGSSFSGLPGVVIGHNQSIAWGLTNLGADVTDLVVEKIRDGKVIHDDGDEPLQVRKETIEVAGEDPREITIRSTRNGPLVSKLDGTYRKALDATTGADSQDPKSGPAEEHYGLALDWTALRPGTTASAVFAINKATNWQEFRHAASQFDVPSQNLVYADVAGNIGYQAPGMIPRRGKADGTVPRRGWKSDEDWQGWVDFDDLPSLYNPERGWIVTANNPVAAPGETVQLGEDFDYGDRARRITKRIKDAADEGRKLRPMDMAEIQNDDQNPFAAKLVPEAVKIHSHGDEDILEAKKLLKSWNGFDSANSAGAAYFNVLTKTLLEQTISSKLPDGVSPAGGSRWYLVLSELLEDPHSQWWSSKGVEGRDEALRKAMKTAWAETEDLLGPEPETWRWGILHRLTIRNASLGESGITPVEKLFNRGPYEVSGGSGVVHATGWDASVGYETNWVPSMRQTVDLSNFDASNWINLTGASGHAFHPHYDDQTNDWAANVNRPWPYSKQAVAAAAEDTLTLEP
- a CDS encoding DUF817 domain-containing protein, whose protein sequence is MADRRELTRLEAVLDAFADRLLPRVPAGVREFLAFGIKQAWACLFGALMLAAIIAASWFYPDDAAVARNDFLVVLAVLIQIGMLAARLETGRELIVIIVFHIVGTGMEIFKTAVGSWDYAPGGVLHIGAVPLFTGFMYAAVGSYIVRVYRLFDLRFSQYPPRWLTVIIAAAIYINFFTHHFILDVRLILVAATVIVFFRCRMYFSVHRRTLRMPVLLAFVLVAFFIWVAENIGTAAGAWLYPSQDDGWHLVPLTKLVAWFLLMMISVVLVTFVHRPRPPEVHRHGPPDTYTC
- a CDS encoding N-acetylmuramoyl-L-alanine amidase — its product is MKPLQFCASALTGILLTATLSGSALAATPETHTNTPGVSAADVSETASGLGDAGLGEGDSGDATTADDSAQGGDAAADDTDDTPSETTVDARTDEVTTVPLDTSDVTIIGAAWEGEDPELEIRTRDEDGWTAWESLPTDDEGGPDLTSAEAAQIPADSHRSQSVALPVLDSDAVEVRAADEQADTDDLQITQVSTAVTRADAQVAKSAGGLSTQAATGPAVDAQITAKDLRTKIVTRKQWGADEKLVRCATDKTSSAKGVFIHHTAGSNSYSKAQAPAIIRGYLAYHTQNRGWCDLGYNFLVDKYGTMYEGRAGSLDKAVTGAHASGFNSWTLGISVLGTYTSSAPSTAAQNSVKQLVAWKSGQYGFNPTGKMTLTSGGGATSKYALGKKVSLNVVSGHRDTSYTECPGIAFYNRLGSIRTGAKALVPGLTPPPTKAPAPKPSPKAKSYKTKGAIGSYYKKHSAKTGKPVGPEKKLTNPNGAYQTFSEGTVYWSKKTGAHFLTKGAIRKAYKRVKYEKGVIGFPSSDKQTFKHRKSARYQNFRSGMITWSPSTSSHVIYGGFLTKWKKMGWERSKLGLPTADRTVKNGTKRQNFERGHMTYTKKTGIKVYIRK
- a CDS encoding Rossmann-fold NAD(P)-binding domain-containing protein yields the protein MHILLFGATGHVGTGLAQRLSSHHTVTGIVRRRPETQTAYEPVTVPEWVDEPEAVASALASADLPPVDAVIAALGGWYIDEPVLERGLAKFDEDYDAYLRAHFTACAISQRLAAERTAPGRPASDHAESAGSAPTRFVHLALNGVASVEPLAGSGAISVFGAAQKMLLEVAAADSTTVDFRELRIMAPVGGDDRNDLTGGVETVRLAEVADAVTAILDSPERFDVGTEIHANAGNSESWDLEKLRLPKHETAES
- a CDS encoding dihydrofolate reductase family protein produces the protein MRRLIISLVQSINGSFAEDGWSTGVSTDADFRRFLALRRSANAIIIDRRTALNPRLPVINAVGKTLEHTPVYVLTESDPAALQSELDARGLDYRAQHFSADTITEVAAALPTAPSPESRQSDANSALPSAGTEPEEFGEVVLLCESGPNLAFRLLKHYPGAELHLSVSPRYVRARGSHLSALEAEIDLRLIDVRVEDDQVFLRYRRA